A genomic stretch from Candidatus Nitrotoga arctica includes:
- the lpdA gene encoding dihydrolipoyl dehydrogenase — MKQTIAVNVPDIGDFKDVTTIEVLVQIGEAVVAEQSLITLETDKATVDVPSPATGVVTELKIKIGDKVSQGDLILMLETETTAEVPISSSAQSTPVTSIPSFSEEKPTPSPDKEKTEESIETGESLSTPQVTSTPSSTPEFAIPTSPSFEKGDLHAEIVVLGAGPGGYTAAFRAADLGKQVILIERHSKLGGVCLNVGCIPSKALLHLAKTITEADEISNHGVTFSKPTIDINKIRSWKESIIAKLTGGLVVLSKQRKVNVVYGVAKFNSPNSITVKTSDGSKTITFDNAIIAAGSSVARIPGFPYDDPRLIDSTGALQLQDIPERMLIIGGGIIGLEMGMVYDALGSKISVVELADGLIPGADRDLVRPLHKRIEKRYEAIYLKTKVTKIEARKEGLNITFEGDNAPQPQLYDRVLLAVGRRPNGHEINAAAAGVVVNESGFIPVDKQQRSNVPHIYAIGDIVGDPMLAHKATHEGKVAAEVIAGHKASFDALAIPSVAYTDPEISWMGLTETQAKAQGIPYEKAAFPWAASGRALSMGREEGLTKLLYDPQTKHILGAGIVGSNAGELIAETVLALEMGANMEDIALTIHPHPTLSETVGFAAEIAEGSITDLYMPRKKSGRI, encoded by the coding sequence ATGAAACAAACTATCGCAGTTAACGTGCCGGATATTGGTGACTTTAAGGATGTAACTACTATCGAGGTGTTAGTCCAAATAGGCGAGGCGGTGGTAGCAGAGCAATCACTGATCACATTGGAAACCGACAAAGCGACTGTGGACGTACCTTCCCCCGCTACGGGGGTGGTAACGGAATTAAAGATCAAAATTGGTGACAAGGTCAGCCAAGGCGACTTGATCCTAATGCTAGAAACAGAAACGACAGCGGAAGTACCAATCTCCTCGTCTGCTCAATCCACTCCTGTCACTTCCATCCCCTCTTTTTCAGAGGAAAAGCCAACCCCCTCACCTGATAAAGAAAAAACGGAAGAAAGCATAGAGACAGGAGAAAGTTTATCTACGCCACAAGTCACTTCCACCCCATCTTCGACGCCAGAATTTGCTATCCCAACCTCCCCCTCATTTGAAAAAGGTGACCTTCATGCCGAAATAGTCGTCCTGGGCGCTGGCCCCGGTGGCTATACCGCAGCTTTCCGTGCTGCTGATCTGGGCAAACAGGTAATATTAATTGAACGTCACTCTAAACTCGGTGGGGTGTGTCTTAATGTAGGCTGCATTCCATCGAAGGCGCTGTTACATCTCGCCAAGACTATCACCGAGGCAGATGAAATTTCGAATCATGGCGTCACATTTAGCAAACCGACGATCGACATTAATAAAATTCGCAGCTGGAAGGAAAGCATTATCGCCAAACTAACCGGCGGCTTAGTCGTATTATCCAAGCAGCGCAAAGTGAACGTAGTTTACGGTGTGGCGAAATTCAATTCCCCTAACAGCATCACGGTGAAAACCAGCGACGGTAGTAAAACTATCACGTTTGACAATGCCATTATTGCAGCAGGCTCCAGCGTGGCGCGTATTCCCGGTTTTCCGTACGATGATCCACGCTTGATTGATTCCACCGGTGCATTGCAGTTGCAGGATATCCCTGAGCGTATGTTGATTATTGGCGGAGGCATCATCGGCTTGGAAATGGGCATGGTATATGACGCGCTAGGCTCCAAAATTTCTGTAGTCGAATTGGCCGATGGCCTCATTCCCGGCGCTGATCGCGACCTTGTACGTCCGTTGCACAAGCGCATCGAAAAACGTTACGAAGCAATTTATTTGAAGACCAAAGTCACTAAAATTGAGGCACGGAAGGAAGGGTTGAATATAACCTTTGAAGGTGACAATGCACCACAGCCGCAACTATACGACCGTGTGCTGCTCGCCGTAGGACGCCGTCCAAACGGACACGAAATTAACGCAGCAGCGGCAGGTGTAGTGGTCAATGAAAGTGGTTTCATTCCAGTGGATAAACAACAGCGCAGCAACGTGCCGCACATCTATGCTATCGGCGACATTGTGGGCGACCCCATGCTGGCGCACAAAGCAACGCATGAAGGCAAAGTGGCGGCGGAAGTGATTGCCGGGCATAAAGCCAGCTTCGATGCGCTTGCTATCCCGTCTGTGGCTTATACCGATCCGGAAATTTCCTGGATGGGTCTGACCGAAACGCAAGCTAAAGCACAGGGCATACCCTATGAGAAGGCAGCTTTTCCATGGGCGGCGAGCGGCCGTGCATTGTCAATGGGGCGGGAAGAAGGGCTTACCAAGCTGCTATATGACCCGCAAACAAAACATATTCTGGGTGCAGGCATCGTGGGCAGCAATGCAGGTGAATTGATCGCCGAAACGGTGCTTGCACTGGAAATGGGTGCGAACATGGAGGACATCGCTCTGACTATCCACCCGCACCCCACATTGTCGGAAACTGTCGGCTTCGCTGCGGAAATTGCCGAAGGCAGTATTACGGACTTATACATGCCGCGCAAAAAATCAGGGCGTATCTAA